The following are from one region of the Thermoanaerobaculia bacterium genome:
- a CDS encoding MdtA/MuxA family multidrug efflux RND transporter periplasmic adaptor subunit, which translates to MTLEQPELPPSEADSRPLLTAGSAPLRRSRRWLWVAVGVGVAFAAWLAFRGSGRKGDRSVASPGAKGASRTIPVTAVPAAAGNLAVYLNGLGTVTALNTVTVRTRVDGQLVDVAFREGQIVRRGDLLARIDPRPFEVQLAQAEGQKAKDRAALENARVDLKRYEVLAAQDAIPRQQLDTQVATVHQDEASVASDQGQVDAAKLNLTYSRITAPIGGRVGLRLVDPGNIVHAGDANGLLVITQLEPIAAVFTIPSDQLPPVLAKKRAGDSLEVDAWDREMKTKLAAGTLSAIDNQIDTSTGTVKLKAEFPNSDGALFPNQFVNARLLLDTLRNTTLVPAAAVQRSSESTFVWVVRPDSSVEMRPVQVVWTEGDETAVSRGLAPGEPVVVEGIDNLQPGAKVAVVRPGAPAPAAKAAPPAGRGKK; encoded by the coding sequence ACCGCCGGAAGCGCGCCCCTCCGCCGTTCCCGCCGGTGGCTCTGGGTGGCCGTCGGGGTGGGCGTCGCCTTCGCCGCGTGGCTGGCCTTCCGGGGCTCGGGACGGAAAGGCGACCGATCGGTGGCTTCGCCCGGAGCCAAAGGGGCATCCCGAACGATTCCCGTGACCGCCGTGCCGGCCGCGGCCGGGAATCTCGCCGTCTACCTGAACGGGCTCGGAACGGTGACCGCCCTCAATACCGTCACGGTCCGCACGCGCGTGGACGGGCAGCTGGTCGACGTGGCGTTCCGCGAAGGCCAGATCGTCCGCCGCGGCGATCTCCTCGCGCGGATCGACCCCCGCCCGTTCGAGGTCCAGCTCGCGCAGGCGGAGGGGCAGAAAGCCAAGGACCGGGCCGCCCTCGAGAACGCGCGAGTCGATCTGAAACGGTACGAGGTCCTCGCCGCCCAGGACGCGATTCCCCGGCAGCAGCTCGACACCCAGGTCGCGACGGTCCACCAGGACGAAGCGTCGGTCGCGAGCGATCAGGGGCAGGTCGACGCCGCGAAGCTGAATCTGACGTACAGCCGGATCACCGCGCCGATCGGCGGACGGGTCGGCCTGCGGCTCGTCGACCCCGGGAATATCGTCCACGCGGGCGACGCGAACGGGCTCCTCGTGATCACGCAGCTCGAGCCGATCGCCGCCGTTTTCACGATCCCGTCCGATCAGCTTCCGCCGGTGCTCGCGAAGAAGCGCGCGGGAGACTCGCTCGAGGTGGACGCCTGGGATCGGGAGATGAAGACGAAGCTCGCCGCCGGGACCCTCTCGGCGATCGACAACCAGATCGACACCTCGACCGGCACGGTCAAGCTCAAGGCGGAGTTTCCGAACTCCGACGGCGCCCTCTTCCCGAACCAGTTCGTCAACGCGCGCCTGCTCCTCGACACCCTCAGGAACACGACCCTCGTTCCCGCCGCCGCCGTCCAGCGGAGCTCCGAGTCGACCTTCGTCTGGGTCGTGCGCCCCGATTCGTCCGTGGAGATGCGTCCCGTGCAGGTCGTCTGGACGGAGGGGGACGAGACGGCGGTTTCCCGCGGCCTCGCGCCGGGGGAACCGGTCGTCGTCGAAGGGATCGACAACCTCCAGCCCGGCGCGAAGGTGGCGGTCGTCCGCCCGGGAGCGCCCGCTCCTGCCGCGAAAGCGGCCCCGCCCGCCGGCCGCGGGAAAAAGTGA